From one Humulus lupulus chromosome 8, drHumLupu1.1, whole genome shotgun sequence genomic stretch:
- the LOC133797487 gene encoding transcription factor MTB1-like, whose product MKTELGFGGSGVWNDEDKTMVQAVLGTRAFDYLITSSVTNENLLMAVGSDENLQNKLSDLVERPNASNFSWNYAIFWQISRSKSGDWVLGWGDGSCREPREGEESEATSIFNLRLEDETQQRMRKRVLQKLHNLFGGSDEDNYALGLDRVTDTEIFFLASMYFSFPRGEGGPGKCYASGKHLWLLDALKSSSDYCVRSFLAKSAGIQTIVLVPTEVGVVELGSVRSVGESLELLQSVRSLFSTQSSLIRVSKPMAMLPMMAEKRDENVNLTNSGILERNESVGVHKIFGQDLNAGAVARPHYREKLAIRKLEERPWDLYPNGNGSRIAFSSPRNGIPGSTWPHSLQGVKQQGNPTEIYASQSPGSNNIQEIVNGVREDFRLNNYQPQKQVQMQIDFSGATSRSTVINHRPTSAESEHSDVEASCKEERPSTADERRPRKRGRKPANGREEPLNHVEAERQRREKLNQRFYALRAVVPNISKMDKASLLGDAIAYINELQAKLKAMEAEREKVGSSSTAAAMETNNPDMEIQSRVPDVDVKVVNDEVIVRVSCHLDSHPASRVIQAFKEAQITVVDSKFTTVNDTVFHDFVIKSQGSEQLTKEKLVAAFSIEANSLRTLSSVG is encoded by the coding sequence ATGAAGACTGAGTTGGGTTTTGGTGGTAGTGGAGTTTGGAACGATGAAGACAAGACCATGGTTCAGGCGGTTTTGGGTACTCGAGCTTTCGATTACTTGATAACAAGTTCTGTAACGAACGAGAATCTGTTAATGGCTGTTGGGAGCGATGAGAATTTGCAGAACAAGCTCTCGGATCTCGTGGAACGTCCAAACGCGTCGAATTTCAGCTGGAACTACGCGATTTTCTGGCAAATATCGCGGTCGAAATCTGGAGATTGGGTCTTGGGTTGGGGGGACGGGTCCTGTAGAGAACCCAGAGAAGGAGAAGAATCTGAAGCCACGAGTATCTTCAACCTTCGACTCGAGGACGAGACTCAGCAGAGAATGAGGAAGAGGGTTCTTCAGAAGCTCCACAATTTGTTTGGTGGCTCCGACGAGGACAACTACGCTCTTGGGCTTGACCGAGTTACCGATACCGAGATTTTCTTTCTTGCGTCCATGTACTTCTCATTCCCTCGTGGGGAAGGTGGCCCTGGTAAGTGTTACGCTTCTGGGAAGCATTTATGGCTCCTGGACGCTTTGAAATCTTCCTCTGATTACTGTGTTCGGTCTTTTCTTGCTAAATCTGCTGGAATTCAGACCATTGTTTTAGTCCCGACTGAGGTTGGGGTGGTTGAATTGGGTTCAGTGAGATCTGTGGGTGAAAGCTTAGAGCTTTTGCAGTCTGTTAGGTCGTTGTTTTCAACACAATCCTCGCTCATAAGGGTTAGTAAGCCCATGGCCATGTTGCCCATGATGGCTGAGAAGAGAGATGAAAATGTTAATTTGACTAATTCTGGGATTTTGGAGAGGAACGAAAGTGTAGGTGTACACAAGATTTTTGGGCAGGATTTAAATGCCGGGGCAGTTGCTCGACCTCATTACAGGGAAAAACTCGCTATTAGAAAGTTGGAAGAGAGGCCCTGGGATTTGTATCCTAACGGGAACGGGAGTCGGATTGCTTTTTCTAGTCCCCGGAATGGGATTCCTGGTTCAACTTGGCCACATAGTCTTCAGGGTGTGAAACAACAAGGGAACCCGACTGAAATTTATGCTTCTCAGAGCCCCGGGAGTAATAATATTCAGGAGATTGTTAATGGGGTGAGGGAAGATTTTCGGTTGAACAATTACCAGCCGCAGAAGCAGGTCCAAATGCAAATTGACTTCTCGGGGGCCACTTCAAGGTCTACAGTGATTAATCATCGTCCAACTAGTGCTGAATCTGAGCATTCGGATGTTGAAGCTTCATGCAAGGAAGAACGACCGAGCACTGCTGATGAAAGGAGGCCGAGGAAACGTGGGAGGAAGCCTGCGAATGGGCGAGAAGAGCCCCTCAATCATGTTGAGGCAGAGAGGCAGCGGCGTGAGAAGCTGAACCAGCGGTTTTATGCTTTAAGAGCAGTTGTGCCTAACATATCTAAGATGGACAAAGCCTCCTTGTTGGGAGATGCCATAGCTTATATTAATGAGCTTCAGGCAAAGCTTAAGGCCATGGAAGCGGAGAGGGAGAAAGTTGGGAGCAGTTCAACAGCAGCAGCTATGGAAACTAATAACCCAGATATGGAGATTCAGAGTAGAGTTCCTGATGTTGATGTTAAGGTTGTTAATGATGAGGTTATAGTTAGAGTAAGCTGCCATTTGGATTCTCATCCTGCATCAAGAGTTATCCAAGCGTTCAAAGAGGCACAAATCACTGTTGTTGATTCCAAATTCACCACTGTGAATGACACTGTGTTTCATGACTTTGTAATCAAGTCTCAAGGGTCTGAGCAGCTAACCAAGGAAAAGTTGGTTGCCGCATTTTCCATCGAAGCGAACTCCTTACGGACGTTGTCATCAGTTGGGTAG